Below is a window of Halogeometricum rufum DNA.
TAACTCGTGGAGCGCCTCCCGTTCGGCGTCCGTGAGGTCGAGGTCCGGCCGACTCGACGGAGAGTGGTCGTCGCTCATACGCGAACTACGTCACGTCGACGCATACCATTGTCGGCGGACGGCGAGTCGATGGGCGCCGGAGGAGTCGCGTCGCCGCCGGACGCGTCCGAACCAGACGAACGCCGCGTTCGCCGGGGAGTCAGCGGCGGTGATACCGCTGGAACGCCTCGAAACCGACGAGTCCGACGGCGACGCCGGCGCCGACGGCGAATCCGAGGGCGAGTCCGCCGCCGAGACTCCCCGAACGGATGACGCCGACGACGGCACCGAGGGCGGTTGCGGCGGCGACGGACGCGAGTGCGCGGACCACGAGCGACGTATCGACCACGGGAGAGCCGTCAGCCGCCTCGCGGAAAGTCGTTTTCCGCGCTCCCGTCGAACGGCGACTCGGCTCCGAGGACGAGCACCGACCCGACGACGAGGACGACGCCCGCGAGGGCGAGGGACGGCGAGGCGGCGTCCGAGACGACGCCGCCGGCGAGTTGGAACGGGACGACGGTGAGTCCGCTCGCCATCGCCATCGCGCTCAGCACCGTGGCGCGTCCGAGCGTCTCGATGCGGTCGTTGACGTACTGCCCGGCGAGCGAGCGGGTCGGTTCGACGACGACGCGGGCGAGGAGGAGGACGGGCACCGCGACGAGGGGGACGAAGAGCGCGGCCACCAGTCCGCCGCCGACGACGAACGGGAGGGCGACGAACCACCGTCGGAGGCCGACTATCTCGCGTATCGCCTCGAGGCGGTAGCTCACGCCCGCTGAGGCGAGGTTGATGACGGCGTAGAACCCGCCTAGCAGCGTCTCGACCCGAAACGGGAGGGCGTGGCCGACGACGGCCGACTCTTGTGGAGGTAGTACTTCAGGACGCTTCCCACGCCGGGCGACTCGTCGGGACGTGACACGCGCGGCAGTCGCGAACGCCAGGTGAACTACGTTTCGTTAGGACGAAACGGCAGAATCGTAATACGGTGCGTGACCGAGGCCCGCGGGCGCCGCTGGAACGTCTGTGACGACGGCCGTCGGCGGAGACGGTGCCGTCAAGCGGTCGCCGGTGCCGGCGCGACTACGCCGAGGCGTCGTAGCCCGCGTCCTCGACGGCGGCGACGAGTTCGGACGCGTCCGCGTCGCCCTCCACCGTCACGGACGACGACTCGTGGTCGGCGGTGGCGGATTCGACGCCTGCGACGCCCGAGAGCGCCTCTTCGACGGTCTGTTCGCAGTGGCCGCAACTCATGCCTTCGACGGTGAACGTCTGACTCATGACGGTCACGCTTGTGGGTGCACGCTTTTCCGAGTTTCTCTTGGCTATCCACACTCACTCCGGTTCGTCAGTCGAAGAGACGAAAGTGAGAGCAGAGACGACCGAGTGAGTCGAAGCCGGTGCGAGCCCGTCAGTCCACGAACACGCTGTTGTAGCGGCGTTCGACTTCGAGGCGTTGCTCGCGCGTGAGGTCGGACAGGTCGGCCCCGTCGTACATCCGGTAGGCCCACTGCTCGCGGGTGGGCATGTGCTCCCTGTCCTCGTTGATCCACGGCTGCCGGTTGTAGAGTTCCGTAATCTGCCCGGCGGACTCGTCGCTCAGGTTCGCGAAGTCGAGGTTCCACTTGGCTTGCGAAATCTCGTCCTTCGAGAGTTCGCCGCCGGTGTCGCCGAACTGGGCGTCGAACGCCTCCTGGACGTCCACGCGGCCGTCGAAGCCGAGTTCGTCGAAGTCGGTCCCGTACCGTTCCTGCGCGAGTTGGTCGCGGGTCTTCACCGTCGAGGGGTCCCACTCGCCGTCGGGTTGGCGCAGGTAGAACTCCTCGACTGCGGCCGCGTCCTCGGCGCCGAGGCTGTCGAACGACGACTCGAAGACGGCCTGTGCGATGGCGTCTCGACTCGTCTCGGAGTCGGCGTCGTCGGTGTTCGAGTCGTCCGACTCGGAGTCGCCGGCGTCGCCGCCCGACCCGCCGCCGTTCGCCTCGCTCGAGTCGTCACCCGAGTCCGGCGACTGCTCGGCGTCGGAGTCGTCGACCCCGTTCCGCTGTTCGTCCGACAGCGTGTCGCCCTCCAGCATCGGTGGACGGACGGTGATGGTGACGGTGTCCGTCGCCGTCGCGCCCGCCTCGTCGGTGACGGTGACGGCGAAGGTGTAGTTGGTCCGCTTCGTCACCTCGGGGGCGAGAATCTCGGGCTCCGCCGTGTCCGCGTAGGCCATGTCGGTTCGCGGACCGCCGACCTGCGCCCACTGGTAGGTGAGGTTGGCGTCGGAGCCGTCGGGGTCGGTCGAGGCCGTCGCGTCGAAGTGGACGCGGACCCACTCGCGGACCGTCCGGTTGCCGCCGGCCACCGCGACGGGCGGTTCGTTCGCGCGTTCGACCGCCCCTTCGTCCGCCTCGGCGTCGTCCGAGGACGCGTCGGACTCCGCGTCGCCGGCGTCAGACGGCGTGGCCGTGGCGGTGGCCGTCTCCGTGGGCGTCGGCGTCTGGTCGGTCGGTTCGTTGGTCAGTTCGTTCGACTGCTGCGTCGGCGTCGACTGCTCGACGGCCGCCGACGCGTCGTCGGACGCGGCGGGCGCGTCCCCGCCACCGTTCTGACCGGTGAAGAGGGCCGCGCCGCTACCGGCGGCGACGAGTGCGGCGACGACGACGAGTGCGACTGTCAGTTTGCGGTTCATTGTGGTTTCCGTGACCTCTACGTTTACGAGGACGACACAGCGGCTTCGTTATAGACTACCGAAGGGACCCGGTAGCGGCCGTGTAACGGCGGGTTAGGACGACGGAATCGAGCGGACGAGCTGAACCGACGAGGGGTCCCGCCCAGAATCAGCTTCGAAAGTAAAGTTTCGGACGGTACTGACGATATAACGTGTCGCTAGTCCGGCCAAAACGCTATGTGTGCCGACGGGCACGGTACGAATATGCGCGAACTGGACGACACCGATCTCCGGATACTCGAACTCCTCACCGAGGACGCGCGACGACCGTTCAGCGACATCGCGGAGCGAGTGGACCTCTCGCCGCCCGCCGTCTCCGACCGCGTGGAGAAACTGCGCGAGTCGGGCGTCATCAGACGGTTCACGCTCGACATCGACCGTTCGCAACTCCGGGCGGGCGTGCCCGTCCTCGTCCGACTCGACCTCCCGGCGACGGAGGTGGCGGCGGTCAAGGACGCCCTCCGCGAGTCCGAGGCGGTCGAACACGTCTTCGTCACCGTCGAGGGGGACGTGGTGTTCTCCGCGCGGTTCCGCGCGGACGCGGTCCGCGAGGGAATCGACGACCTGGTCGACCTGGGGCGCGTCGCCGACTACGAGGTCACCATCGTCTCGTCGACGGAGTGGACGCCGAGCGTCGGCGGTACGGAGTTCGCTCTCACGTGTGCGGAGTGCGGCAACACCGTGACGAGCGAAGGCGAGAGCGAACGGATCGGCGAGAGGCAGTACCACTTCTGCTGTTCGTCCTGCGCCGCCCGGTTCCGCGAGCAGTACGACCGCCTCAGCGCGGGCGCGGAGTGATTCGGGGCGCGCTCAGAGCCTGACGTACGACGTGTCGTCCGTGTAGTCGGGCACCGAGAGGTAGACGGTGGACGTACTCCCCCCCGCGACGGTTATCTCGACGGTGATGCGGTCGTCGGGTCGCAGGGGGCGACGGTTCGTCGGGTCGGCGTCGGCGCTCTCTATCTGCGAGGCGTTGAGGTAGAGGACGAACTCCTCGCCGGTCTCCAGAATCGCGTCGCTGTCGCCGATACCGACCGACGCGTTGAACGACCGGTGGGCGTCGGCCGCCGTGGAGGGCGCCGTCGGGTCCGACCCCGAGAACGAGAGGCTCTTGGCCTGATGTTCGCCGACCCACTTCACGGAGAGTTCGGAGACGTCGATGTCGCCGGCCGCCGGGCGCGGCCGAATCCAGAGTCGGACCGTCTCGACGGTGCCGTTCTCGACGTTGTCGTTCGCGTCCGGCGTGACGTGGCCGGCGGCGGTGACGACTTCGACGCCGTCGACGACCCGGTCGACGCTCTCCTTGCCGGCGTCCTCTGCGGTCGCCTGGAGGAACGCGGCCGTGTTTATCAGGACGCCCGCGGCGACGGCGGCGACGAGGACCATGGCGATGAAGACGACGAGGGTACCGATGCCGACCTGACCGCGCCGCCCCGACCCCCCGGCCGACTCCTCGCGACAGAGCAGGTGCATGCTCGCCGACAAGACGCTCTCGGACCGTTACCCTAGGGTTCTCAGTATCAATAACGACACCGTACTGGCGGGCTCGCGGCGCCTACAGACGTCCCCGGAGTACCTTCGCGGCCACCAGCACGGGGTCCCAGACCGGGCTGAACGGCGGCGCGTAGGCGAGGTCCTGCCGTTCGAGTTCGCCGACGGTCATCTCGGCCCCGAGCGCGGTCGCGACGGTGTCGATTCTGATAGCCGCGCGGTCGGCCCCGACGACGTTCCCGCCGAGCAATCGTTCGGAGTCGCGGTCGGCGGTGAGCGTCACCGTCGTCTCGGACCCGCCGGGGTAGTAGCCGGACCGCGACCCTGCGGTGATGGTCGCCGAGACGGGGTCGAACCCCGCCTCCCGGGCGCGTTCGTGGTCGAGAATTCCCGCGCGGCCGCACCCCAACTCGAACGCCTTCACCACCGCCGTCCCGGCGACGCCGCCGACCGGTTCGGGGTCGCCGGCCACCGTCGAACCGATGGCGCGGCCGGCGCGGTTCGCCGGGAGACCGAGGGGGTCCCACGTCGGGTCGCCGGTGACGACGTGCCGCATCTCGGCGACGTCGCCCGCGGCGTAGACGCTCTCGACGGACGTGCGGCCGAACTCGTCGGTGGCGATGGCGCCGGAGTCACCGAGTTCGACCGGCGTCCCCTCGACGAGGGCCGTGTTCGGTCGGATGCCGATGCCGACGAGTGCGGCGTCCACGTCGATTTCGGTGCCCGACCCGCAGACGAGCGTCTCCACCCGGTCGTCGCCGCGGAGTTCGGTCACCTCCTCGCCCAGGTGGAGCGTGACATCCCGTTCGCGCAGGTGGTCGGCCACTCGGTCGCCGACCGCCTCGCCGAACGGCGGGAGGAGGCGGTTCGGTCGCTGAAACAGGTGCACGTCCAGTCCGTGTTCGACGAACGCCTCCGTCATCTCGATGCCGACGTAGCCGCCGCCGGCGACGGCCACCGTCTCGGGCGGGTCCATCGCCCCGTACCGTGCTGCCGTCTCGCGGTCCACGTAGTCGACGCCGCCGAGGTCACCGACGGAGAACTCGTCGGGGTCGGCGAGGAACGCGCGAACGGCCGCGGCGTGGTCGAGACCGTGCAGGGTGAACGCGCCGTCGAGGCCGAATCCGTCGATGGGGTCGGAGACGGCGTGGCCGCCGGTCGCCACGAGGAGGTCGCCGTACGACTGGGCGAACTCGCCGTCGGGACCCCGAACCGTCACCGTCCGCGCGTCGGCGTCGACGGCGACGACCTCGTGTTCGCGCCGGAGGTCGATGCCGCGGTCCGCGACGTCCGCGGGCGACAGCGACAGGAGGTCCGTCAGCGAGTCGACGTCGCCCTTGACGAAGTACGGCGTCCCGCAGTGGGCGTACGACACCCACCGTCCCTTCTCGAAGACGACGACGTCTCGCTCCGGGTCTTCGCGTCTGCACTTGCTCGCGGCCGAGAGGCCGGCGGCGTCACCACCGACGACGACGAACGGATCCGACATGGATAGTCGGTTGAACGACCCCCGACACGTAGTTTGCTCGGTCCGACGACCGCGGCGCACGGCCGGCCGCCACCTCCCGACCACATATTTTCTACCAACACCATCGGCAGTGAGTCAAAATCCGAACTGCCCGCGGATGCATTCGCGTTCGCCGGCGGAACGGGTCCAATCGGTCGTTTCTGCCTTCGACGGAACAGACCCGGTACCTGGTGACTCTCGAACCGATTTTCGGCCGACGTTCTTCGTCGCGAGAGTGTGCCACTATCTGACGAAGAAGAAAAGATTTATCATGAATATACGAGATTCTTATTCGTAGGGCGGCACCGAGAGTAAAATTCGGGCCGTGACAGATCAGACATGACTGAAGACACGTACGTCGGTGCAATCGACCAGGGC
It encodes the following:
- a CDS encoding archaellin/type IV pilin N-terminal domain-containing protein, with the protein product MHLLCREESAGGSGRRGQVGIGTLVVFIAMVLVAAVAAGVLINTAAFLQATAEDAGKESVDRVVDGVEVVTAAGHVTPDANDNVENGTVETVRLWIRPRPAAGDIDVSELSVKWVGEHQAKSLSFSGSDPTAPSTAADAHRSFNASVGIGDSDAILETGEEFVLYLNASQIESADADPTNRRPLRPDDRITVEITVAGGSTSTVYLSVPDYTDDTSYVRL
- a CDS encoding PKD domain-containing protein, with the translated sequence MNRKLTVALVVVAALVAAGSGAALFTGQNGGGDAPAASDDASAAVEQSTPTQQSNELTNEPTDQTPTPTETATATATPSDAGDAESDASSDDAEADEGAVERANEPPVAVAGGNRTVREWVRVHFDATASTDPDGSDANLTYQWAQVGGPRTDMAYADTAEPEILAPEVTKRTNYTFAVTVTDEAGATATDTVTITVRPPMLEGDTLSDEQRNGVDDSDAEQSPDSGDDSSEANGGGSGGDAGDSESDDSNTDDADSETSRDAIAQAVFESSFDSLGAEDAAAVEEFYLRQPDGEWDPSTVKTRDQLAQERYGTDFDELGFDGRVDVQEAFDAQFGDTGGELSKDEISQAKWNLDFANLSDESAGQITELYNRQPWINEDREHMPTREQWAYRMYDGADLSDLTREQRLEVERRYNSVFVD
- a CDS encoding heavy-metal-associated domain-containing protein encodes the protein MSQTFTVEGMSCGHCEQTVEEALSGVAGVESATADHESSSVTVEGDADASELVAAVEDAGYDASA
- a CDS encoding FAD-dependent oxidoreductase, whose protein sequence is MSDPFVVVGGDAAGLSAASKCRREDPERDVVVFEKGRWVSYAHCGTPYFVKGDVDSLTDLLSLSPADVADRGIDLRREHEVVAVDADARTVTVRGPDGEFAQSYGDLLVATGGHAVSDPIDGFGLDGAFTLHGLDHAAAVRAFLADPDEFSVGDLGGVDYVDRETAARYGAMDPPETVAVAGGGYVGIEMTEAFVEHGLDVHLFQRPNRLLPPFGEAVGDRVADHLRERDVTLHLGEEVTELRGDDRVETLVCGSGTEIDVDAALVGIGIRPNTALVEGTPVELGDSGAIATDEFGRTSVESVYAAGDVAEMRHVVTGDPTWDPLGLPANRAGRAIGSTVAGDPEPVGGVAGTAVVKAFELGCGRAGILDHERAREAGFDPVSATITAGSRSGYYPGGSETTVTLTADRDSERLLGGNVVGADRAAIRIDTVATALGAEMTVGELERQDLAYAPPFSPVWDPVLVAAKVLRGRL
- a CDS encoding AsnC family transcriptional regulator, with protein sequence MRELDDTDLRILELLTEDARRPFSDIAERVDLSPPAVSDRVEKLRESGVIRRFTLDIDRSQLRAGVPVLVRLDLPATEVAAVKDALRESEAVEHVFVTVEGDVVFSARFRADAVREGIDDLVDLGRVADYEVTIVSSTEWTPSVGGTEFALTCAECGNTVTSEGESERIGERQYHFCCSSCAARFREQYDRLSAGAE